From Dermochelys coriacea isolate rDerCor1 chromosome 8, rDerCor1.pri.v4, whole genome shotgun sequence, the proteins below share one genomic window:
- the RPL26L1 gene encoding 60S ribosomal protein L26-like 1 codes for MKFNPFVTSDRSKNRKRHFNAPSHIRRKIMSSPLSKELRQKYNVRSMPIRKDDEVQVVRGHYKGQQIGKVVQVYRKKYVIYIERVQREKANGTTVHVGIHPSKVVITRLKLDKDRKKILERKAKSRQVGKEKGKYKEETIEKMQE; via the exons ATGAAGTTCAATCCTTTTGTGACCTCGGACCGCAGCAAGAACCGCAAGAGGCACTTCAATGCACCCTCTCACATTCGCAGGAAGATCATGTCTTCCCCCCTTTCCAAGGAGCTAAGGCAGAAATACAATGTCCGCTCTATGCCGATCCGAAAAGATGACGAAGTCCAG gtcGTCCGGGGACATTATAAAGGCCAGCAAATCGGCAAGGTAGTCCAggtatacagaaaaaaatatgtcaTCTACATTGAACGCGTACAGCGTGAGAAGGCCAACGGCACAACAGTCCATGTTGGAATCCATCCTAGCAAG GTGGTGATCACTAGGCTAAAACTGGACAAGGATCGCAAAAAGATCTTGGAACGCAAAGCAAAGTCTCGCCAAGTTGGcaaggaaaagggcaaatacaagGAAGAAACCATTGAAAAGATGCAAGAATAG